The following are from one region of the Rhinoraja longicauda isolate Sanriku21f chromosome 33, sRhiLon1.1, whole genome shotgun sequence genome:
- the c33h15orf40 gene encoding UPF0235 protein C15orf40 homolog isoform X3, with amino-acid sequence MPRPRGGRTNEEKPKDSILAAPQGPVKVDKSGSVLVVIHAKPGAKANAITDVSEEAVGVAIAAPPSDGEANTELIAYLAKVLQIKKSELVLYKGSRSREKVVKILTLLSPEEVHKRLRIAAATN; translated from the exons aATGAAGAGAAACCAAAGGACTCCATATTAGCAGCTCCTCAAGGCCCCGTGAAGGTTGATAAGAGCGGTTCTGTTCTGGTGGTCATTCATGCTAAACCTGGAGCCAAAGCAAATGCTATAACAG ATGTGTCAGAAGAAGCAGTGGGGGTGGCCATTGCAGCCCCTCCTTCCGATGGAGAGGCCAACACAGAGCTGATTGCCTACCTTGCCAAGGTGCTGCAGATAAAGAAAAGTGAGCTGGTTCTGTACAAG GGGTCCAGATCACGTGAGAAGGTGGTGAAGATTCTAACCTTGCTGAGCCCAGAGGAGGTGCACAAAAGACTCAGAATTGCAGCTGCCACAAACTAA
- the LOC144608997 gene encoding uncharacterized protein LOC144608997: MSNEAEPAADHKEILAPQYTATEAKFQEMVKSTSDSPPIVEDSMDRRGRKRRMSNEAEPAADQEEILAPQYTATEAKFQEIVKSTSDPPPIVEDSMDRPGGKRRTSSEAELAPDYEEMFAHRFTAADTEYQEMVKSVSDLPPIVEDWMGRSGGNRRSRDYGFHREHSDNRHWSNNQPWQGRDRSCNRSDSYESYSQGSNSHWHSNHHRY, encoded by the exons ATGTCCAATGAAGCAGAACCGGCTGCAGACCACAAAGAAATACTAGCTCCCCAGTACACAGCAACTGAAGCGAAGTTTCAGGAAATGGTGAAGAGTACGTCTGATTCACCGCCCATTGTagaggactcgatggaccgacgTGGTAggaagcgcag AATGTCCAATGAAGCAGAACCGGCTGCAGACCAAGAAGAAATACTTGCTCCCCAGTACACAGCAACTGAAGCGAAGTTTCAGGAAATAGTGAAGAGTACGTCTGATCCACCGCCCATTGTAGAGGACTCAATGGACCGACCTGGTGggaagcgcag AACATCCAGTGAAGCAGAACTGGCTCCAGACTACGAGGAAATGTTTGCTCACCGGTTCACGGCAGCTGACACGGAGTATCAGGAAATGGTGAAGAGTGTGTCTGACCTACCGCCCATTGTAGAGGATTGGATGGGCCGATCCGGTGGGAACCGCAG GTCACGTGACTATGGATTCCATCGAGAGCACAGTGATAATCGCCACTGGTCCAATAATCAGCCGTGGCAAGGCAGAGATCGCAGCTGCAATCGATCTGATTCTTATGAATCGTACAGCCAAGGGAGCAATTCACACTGGCACTCAAACCACCATCGCTACTGA